In a genomic window of Leifsonia xyli subsp. cynodontis DSM 46306:
- the thrC gene encoding threonine synthase, with protein MRYISTRGGLLGPYSDTLIEGLAPDGGLAVPEELPRLDAEQLERWRPLDYAGLATEVIGLFATDIPREKLSRICRAAYRPEAFASPEIVPLRQIDGGMTLVGLSEGPTLAFKDMAIRFLGETLDVVLRESDRVLNVLGATSGDTGSAAEHALRGRERLAVFMLSPLGRMSAFQRAQMYSLLDDNVHNVVVDGVFDDCQNLVKRIAEDLDFKREHSLGAVNSINFGRISAQIAYYVWAWLRATDARGPAEVSFAVPSGNFGNILSGHYARRMGLPVRRLALATNENNVLDDFFRTGRYRPRSAADTLPTSSPSMDVSRASNLERFVFDLLGRSAERTAAAWRELEVTGEIDLSAEQNRFLPEFGIVSGTSTHADRLATIRAVAESSGVTIDPHTADGVKVARPLVEPGVSMLVLETAKPQKFPETIAEALGVAPAPDAATRALLNATQRVTALPDDEGRLRALIAELALR; from the coding sequence TTGCGTTACATCTCCACACGCGGCGGCCTGCTCGGGCCGTATTCCGACACCCTGATCGAAGGGCTGGCGCCGGACGGCGGCCTGGCCGTCCCCGAGGAGCTGCCCCGGCTCGACGCCGAGCAATTGGAACGATGGCGGCCCCTGGACTATGCGGGGCTCGCGACAGAGGTCATCGGACTGTTCGCCACGGACATCCCCCGCGAGAAGCTGTCCCGCATCTGCCGGGCGGCCTACCGTCCGGAGGCGTTCGCGTCGCCGGAGATCGTGCCGCTGCGCCAGATCGACGGCGGGATGACGCTGGTCGGCCTGTCCGAGGGGCCGACCCTCGCGTTCAAGGACATGGCGATACGGTTCCTCGGCGAGACGCTGGACGTCGTGCTCCGCGAGTCGGACCGCGTCCTCAACGTGCTCGGCGCCACTTCCGGCGACACCGGCTCGGCCGCGGAGCACGCACTGCGCGGGCGGGAGCGCCTGGCCGTGTTCATGCTCTCGCCACTCGGACGGATGAGCGCGTTCCAGCGGGCGCAGATGTACTCGCTGCTCGATGACAACGTCCACAATGTGGTGGTCGACGGCGTCTTCGACGACTGCCAGAACCTGGTGAAGCGGATAGCGGAAGATCTGGATTTCAAGCGGGAACACAGCCTCGGCGCGGTCAACTCGATCAACTTCGGGCGGATCTCGGCGCAGATCGCCTACTACGTCTGGGCGTGGCTGCGGGCGACCGACGCCCGGGGCCCGGCGGAGGTCTCCTTCGCCGTCCCGTCCGGGAACTTCGGCAACATCCTATCCGGGCACTACGCCCGCCGGATGGGACTGCCTGTGCGCAGGCTGGCGCTGGCCACCAACGAGAACAATGTGCTGGACGATTTCTTCCGCACGGGCCGCTACCGGCCGCGCAGCGCCGCCGACACGCTGCCGACCTCCAGCCCGTCGATGGATGTCTCGCGCGCTTCCAACCTCGAACGCTTCGTCTTCGACCTGCTCGGCCGCTCGGCCGAGCGGACGGCGGCCGCCTGGCGCGAACTGGAGGTCACGGGCGAGATCGACCTCTCCGCCGAGCAGAACCGTTTCCTCCCCGAGTTCGGGATCGTCAGCGGGACGAGCACCCACGCCGACCGCCTGGCGACCATCCGAGCGGTCGCCGAGAGCTCCGGAGTCACCATCGACCCGCACACGGCCGACGGTGTCAAGGTCGCCCGGCCGCTGGTGGAGCCGGGGGTCTCGATGCTGGTCCTCGAGACGGCGAAACCGCAGAAGTTCCCAGAGACGATCGCGGAGGCGCTGGGTGTGGCGCCGGCCCCGGACGCCGCGACGCGCGCCCTGCTGAACGCAACGCAACGGGTGACCGCCCTCCCCGACGACGAGGGACGGCTGCGGGCGCTTATCGCGGAGCTCGCTTTGCGCTGA
- a CDS encoding ABC transporter ATP-binding protein, protein MTRERALVPDDAAFGANQEDLKAAGVDLAVAEAAAPDREIAVEVGESIVEVRGLTVKFGGLLALDDVLFDIRRGEILGLIGPNGAGKTTCFNAMTGVYKPTRGDVRLESRSIKGQKQHRITRMGLARTFQNIRLFGGMTALENVIVGLDARHRTSVPSALLRLPRHTREEKSSIERGMALLEFVGIADQAAALSRALATDPKVLCLDEPAAGFNPAEKQDLMDLIRTIRTIRADGYTVLLIEHDVKLVMGVTDRIVVLEFGRKLADDIPEAIRNDPRVIAAYPGEPEDATA, encoded by the coding sequence ATGACCCGTGAGCGCGCACTCGTGCCCGACGACGCGGCCTTCGGTGCGAACCAGGAGGACCTGAAGGCCGCCGGCGTCGACCTCGCGGTCGCCGAAGCGGCCGCTCCCGACCGCGAGATCGCGGTCGAGGTCGGCGAGAGCATTGTGGAGGTCCGGGGCCTCACGGTGAAGTTCGGCGGCCTGCTCGCTCTCGACGATGTGTTGTTCGACATCCGCCGCGGTGAGATCCTCGGTCTGATCGGCCCCAACGGCGCGGGCAAGACGACCTGCTTCAACGCCATGACCGGCGTATACAAACCAACCCGCGGCGATGTGCGGCTGGAAAGCCGGTCGATCAAGGGGCAGAAGCAGCACCGGATCACCCGCATGGGACTTGCCCGGACATTCCAGAACATCCGCCTCTTCGGCGGGATGACTGCGCTGGAGAACGTGATCGTCGGGCTGGACGCCCGGCATCGCACCTCCGTTCCCAGCGCTCTGCTGCGCCTCCCGCGGCACACGCGCGAGGAGAAGTCCTCGATCGAACGCGGGATGGCGTTGCTCGAGTTCGTCGGCATCGCCGACCAGGCGGCGGCGCTCTCCCGGGCGCTCGCCACCGATCCGAAGGTGCTCTGCCTGGACGAGCCGGCCGCCGGCTTCAACCCGGCCGAGAAGCAGGACCTCATGGACCTCATCCGGACCATCCGGACCATCCGGGCCGACGGCTACACCGTGCTGCTGATCGAACACGATGTGAAGCTGGTCATGGGAGTGACCGACCGGATTGTCGTGCTGGAGTTCGGGCGCAAGCTCGCGGACGACATCCCGGAGGCCATCCGGAACGACCCGCGTGTGATCGCCGCCTACCCCGGGGAGCCCGAAGATGCCACTGCTTGA
- a CDS encoding ABC transporter ATP-binding protein, whose translation MPLLELKDLRVSYGRIEAIHGMSFSVEEGEIVSLIGANGAGKSTTMKTISGLLNPTAGSIAFDGRDISRTRAHLRVVQGISQAPEGRGIFPGMTVMENLDMGAFGRRDRSTMGEDFDRVFGLFPRLAERKTQLGGTMSGGEQQMLAIGRALMSNPRLLLLDEPSMGLAPQFIRQIFAIISEINKQGTTILLVEQNANQALARADRAFVLEAGCITRAGDGRELLADPAIKEAYLGVG comes from the coding sequence ATGCCACTGCTTGAACTGAAGGACCTCCGCGTGTCCTACGGCCGCATCGAGGCCATCCACGGCATGTCCTTCTCCGTGGAGGAGGGCGAGATCGTGAGCCTCATCGGGGCCAACGGCGCCGGCAAGTCGACCACGATGAAGACGATCTCCGGCCTGCTGAACCCGACGGCCGGCTCGATCGCCTTCGACGGCCGCGACATCAGCAGGACGAGGGCTCACCTCCGCGTCGTCCAGGGCATCTCCCAGGCTCCGGAGGGCCGCGGGATCTTCCCGGGCATGACGGTCATGGAGAACCTGGACATGGGCGCGTTCGGCCGCAGGGACCGCTCGACGATGGGTGAGGACTTCGACCGGGTGTTCGGCCTGTTTCCGCGTCTCGCCGAGCGCAAGACCCAGCTCGGCGGCACAATGTCCGGCGGCGAACAGCAGATGCTCGCCATAGGCCGGGCGCTCATGTCGAATCCCCGCCTGTTGCTCCTGGACGAGCCGTCGATGGGGCTGGCTCCGCAGTTCATCCGCCAGATCTTCGCGATCATCTCGGAGATCAACAAACAGGGGACCACCATCCTGTTGGTGGAGCAGAACGCGAACCAGGCCCTCGCCCGAGCGGACCGTGCGTTCGTGCTGGAGGCCGGGTGCATCACACGCGCGGGAGACGGCCGCGAGCTTCTGGCGGACCCGGCGATCAAGGAGGCGTATCTGGGCGTGGGGTAG